A single genomic interval of uncultured Desulfobulbus sp. harbors:
- a CDS encoding oligosaccharide flippase family protein, which translates to MHIPSNTHSDLSPSRHTTIARGAVVNILGSCGKVLIPVYFILITRLFGPATMGVYYMAFVVIDIALTLTVSGFNDGILLYCSRYADDSRDEEKFYRILANGFLLTLGLAALLVAGCHFWGLGLLRARYPQPGFIETLQVMSLAIPFSVLSTVVIAATKSRMNMKWDALLNGFLRPLLLILFALVALTAGNSGLRQLAQGYLATSIVLTFAAVAVYRRYFSLPKLLFAFRHFRLERGLLAFVIPQNLNRTFNTFVTNLDVLMLGYFGLKPEAIGFYGIGAQVVRNIREIKLAFAGSYAPVIVRQHQAGDNVGMGATMTTVSRWIISIALPVAIVIGILRQDILLLFHATFTSTASFMLFLLIPPLLSCSFGLAGNIVVMTGYSLVNLGNSVLVAASTLMFNALLIPRFGLMGAAMATMLASVLITLLQLVEARYLIGVRIDWPRLKAPYLAVLPAALLLAVLPPTAELTQRLVQTTLCIGVYAALLARLSPDKAYRQALVNIFTRSPRERAQ; encoded by the coding sequence ATGCACATCCCTTCCAACACCCACTCGGATCTGAGTCCATCACGTCACACGACCATTGCCCGAGGCGCGGTCGTCAACATTCTCGGTTCATGTGGCAAGGTCCTCATCCCTGTCTACTTCATCCTCATTACCAGACTGTTCGGTCCCGCCACCATGGGGGTGTATTACATGGCCTTTGTCGTCATCGATATTGCCCTTACCCTCACTGTTTCCGGCTTTAACGACGGCATCCTCTTGTATTGCTCCCGCTATGCCGACGATAGCAGGGATGAAGAAAAATTTTACCGCATCCTCGCCAACGGCTTTCTCCTGACTCTGGGGCTTGCGGCGCTGCTCGTTGCCGGCTGTCATTTCTGGGGTCTTGGGCTGCTCAGAGCACGCTACCCGCAACCGGGTTTTATCGAGACGTTGCAGGTGATGTCGCTGGCTATCCCCTTCTCCGTGCTGTCAACCGTGGTCATTGCCGCCACCAAATCACGGATGAACATGAAATGGGACGCGCTGCTCAATGGCTTTCTCCGCCCCCTGCTCCTGATCCTCTTCGCCCTTGTTGCCCTCACGGCTGGGAACAGCGGCCTGCGGCAACTGGCACAGGGCTACCTGGCCACAAGCATCGTTCTCACATTCGCCGCCGTGGCCGTGTACCGGAGGTATTTTTCCCTGCCGAAGCTCCTCTTCGCTTTTCGCCATTTTCGCCTGGAGAGGGGGTTGCTGGCCTTTGTCATCCCGCAGAACCTCAACCGCACCTTCAACACCTTCGTCACCAACCTCGACGTACTCATGCTCGGTTATTTCGGTCTCAAGCCCGAGGCCATCGGCTTTTACGGAATCGGCGCACAAGTCGTTCGCAATATCCGTGAGATAAAGCTGGCCTTCGCCGGATCCTACGCACCTGTCATCGTGCGGCAGCATCAAGCCGGAGACAACGTCGGCATGGGGGCTACCATGACCACCGTATCACGCTGGATCATCAGCATCGCCTTGCCGGTGGCCATCGTCATCGGTATCCTGCGCCAGGATATCCTCCTCCTTTTTCACGCCACGTTCACCTCAACCGCGTCTTTCATGCTTTTCCTCCTGATCCCCCCGCTGTTGAGCTGCAGTTTCGGACTTGCCGGAAATATTGTGGTCATGACCGGTTACTCCCTGGTCAATCTCGGCAATTCCGTGCTCGTTGCCGCCAGCACCCTCATGTTCAACGCCCTGCTGATCCCGCGCTTCGGGCTGATGGGGGCGGCGATGGCGACCATGCTCGCTTCCGTCTTGATCACACTGCTCCAACTGGTCGAGGCCCGCTACCTGATTGGTGTGCGGATCGACTGGCCGCGGCTCAAGGCGCCATACCTGGCGGTGCTGCCCGCGGCACTTCTCCTCGCAGTCCTGCCCCCCACCGCAGAACTCACGCAGCGCCTTGTTCAGACAACCCTTTGTATCGGAGTTTACGCCGCTCTGCTGGCCCGGCTCAGCCCTGATAAGGCCTACCGGCAGGCACTCGTCAACATTTTCACCCGATCTCCCAGGGAACGGGCGCAATGA
- a CDS encoding glycosyltransferase family 4 protein: MKILAYSHNVPPTVGGIATYCHTLCAALTDSGEELSLLAPNTGSRWDGNYPLHSMPAGLASDQISLVGYIEALRLLRATLRRLQPDVLWCCNVDALYVIALASVDAAVTVTVHGSEIVRTFGRLELLPMIRARLLGRALARADRIIAVSRYTRSILQRHLPQVTAKIDVVHNGVAAVSGDTGLSPRAGGGGRTLLSVGRCVEFKGFHLFPEVLAGLVRLVPDIRWIIAGDGAFREIIAREVAKCGLQDRVTLLGMVGAVSLRDLYQTSDLLIHPAVTDGQGRDESFGLVLVEAMLHGCPVATTGAGGTGEIIEDGATGVLFDIRRPAEAAEKLAACLRDLWLLPELGRRGREHALRHFTHGQCAAKTLESFGRAQTRYAATLG; the protein is encoded by the coding sequence ATGAAGATCCTCGCTTACAGCCATAATGTTCCTCCCACCGTTGGCGGCATCGCCACCTACTGCCATACATTGTGCGCCGCGCTTACCGATTCCGGCGAGGAACTGAGCCTCCTTGCGCCCAATACCGGGTCGCGGTGGGACGGCAACTATCCCCTCCACTCCATGCCTGCCGGCCTTGCTTCTGATCAGATCTCCCTTGTCGGCTACATCGAGGCGCTCCGCTTGCTCCGTGCCACCCTCCGGCGACTGCAACCGGATGTCCTGTGGTGCTGCAATGTCGACGCCCTCTATGTCATTGCCTTGGCCTCGGTCGACGCCGCCGTCACCGTGACCGTGCATGGTTCGGAGATCGTCAGGACCTTCGGCCGATTGGAGTTGCTGCCAATGATCCGGGCGCGGCTGCTCGGGCGGGCGCTGGCCAGGGCCGACCGGATCATCGCAGTTTCCCGCTATACCCGCTCCATCCTTCAGCGACACCTGCCGCAGGTGACGGCAAAAATCGATGTCGTCCATAACGGGGTTGCAGCTGTTTCGGGTGATACAGGCCTGTCGCCGAGGGCAGGAGGAGGCGGGCGCACACTGCTCAGCGTCGGCAGGTGCGTCGAGTTCAAGGGGTTTCATCTTTTTCCGGAGGTGCTGGCGGGGCTTGTCCGCCTGGTTCCGGATATCAGGTGGATCATTGCCGGGGATGGGGCGTTTCGGGAGATAATTGCCAGGGAGGTCGCCAAATGTGGCCTCCAGGATCGTGTCACCCTGCTTGGCATGGTTGGAGCGGTGTCTCTGCGCGATCTGTATCAAACATCCGATCTCCTTATCCACCCGGCGGTGACCGACGGGCAGGGGCGCGACGAATCCTTCGGCCTAGTCCTCGTCGAGGCCATGCTCCACGGTTGCCCGGTCGCGACTACTGGGGCCGGGGGGACGGGGGAGATCATCGAAGATGGCGCGACCGGAGTCCTCTTTGACATAAGGCGACCGGCCGAAGCAGCGGAAAAACTTGCCGCCTGTCTCCGCGATCTTTGGTTGTTGCCGGAGCTCGGTCGCCGCGGCAGAGAGCATGCCCTGCGACATTTTACCCATGGCCAGTGCGCGGCGAAGACCCTGGAGAGTTTCGGCAGGGCACAGACGCGCTACGCCGCAACTCTGGGATAG
- a CDS encoding radical SAM protein, which yields MNAREIGRMVTGSLARLVGEVSVLRQLQYSPILAQVIVTRRCNIACRYCNEFDKQSSPVPVADVLARIDRLNELGTLAIEFSGGEPLLHPHLVEIISYATAKKFYRRMLISNGLLLTREIIEGLNAAGLQHLQISVDGVKENAITTKVLNNLRPQLELLRKHRKFAVTVNSVVGAAPAEETEEVYAFNKANGFNSRVLVVHDHTGQAALTKAQRVLYSRLTADITRQKASGRFTEKLLTGEVVPFKCRAGARYLYVDECGMVRWCSQQRRRYGKPLGQFTVADLCENFYSPKACSDRCSLGCARSCSALDQWRRQDDTEAVR from the coding sequence GTGAATGCACGGGAGATAGGGCGGATGGTCACCGGCTCCCTGGCACGCCTTGTCGGGGAGGTGTCGGTGTTGCGGCAACTGCAGTATTCGCCGATCCTTGCCCAGGTGATTGTCACCCGGCGCTGTAACATCGCCTGCAGGTATTGCAACGAGTTTGACAAACAGTCCTCACCGGTGCCGGTCGCCGATGTATTGGCAAGAATCGATCGGCTCAACGAACTCGGAACTCTGGCCATTGAATTTTCCGGCGGCGAGCCGTTGCTGCATCCGCATCTCGTCGAAATCATTTCCTACGCCACCGCAAAGAAATTCTACCGCCGTATGCTGATCAGCAACGGTCTGTTGCTGACCCGCGAGATCATCGAAGGGCTCAACGCCGCAGGGCTCCAGCACCTGCAGATAAGTGTCGATGGGGTGAAGGAGAATGCCATCACCACCAAGGTGCTGAATAATCTCCGCCCGCAGCTGGAGTTGTTGAGGAAACACCGGAAATTCGCGGTGACGGTCAACAGCGTCGTCGGTGCGGCGCCGGCAGAGGAAACGGAAGAGGTCTATGCTTTCAATAAGGCCAATGGATTCAATTCCAGGGTGCTGGTCGTCCATGACCATACCGGCCAGGCTGCGCTGACCAAGGCGCAACGCGTGCTCTATAGTCGGTTAACGGCGGATATCACCCGGCAGAAGGCCTCCGGCAGGTTCACGGAGAAACTCCTGACAGGAGAGGTGGTGCCGTTTAAATGTCGGGCGGGGGCGCGGTATCTCTACGTCGACGAGTGTGGCATGGTGAGATGGTGCAGCCAGCAGAGGAGACGTTATGGCAAGCCGCTTGGCCAATTCACGGTCGCCGATCTTTGCGAGAACTTTTATTCCCCGAAGGCGTGCAGCGACAGGTGTTCCCTTGGCTGCGCCCGAAGCTGTTCCGCTCTTGACCAGTGGCGCAGGCAGGACGATACGGAGGCGGTGCGATGA
- a CDS encoding glycosyltransferase has product MANGTSTVNVDELTIVCMNDQVFPLWETDAEQVVAMMSAFADCGVKTMLLLPRMWGKGEVTTAEIQQYYEVAGDFAVITVRSLFPCLRFIEKLAHGLRGVLCRSTTGADLLYTRNLPTALIFLCLGRKPLVYETYRPWPDQLSILRPIIRWMTRHRHFLAGVFHSRLTQESYVANGMPREKSLVAYNGFDPQRMRPVLTRDAARRMLGATDDQRIVTYTGTMGLNKGVGTLLEMAAMLTEVQFWLVGSRGRNEVEVLAESLTNVRIIPWQGFAETAPYLYAADVLIIPPTPLPLKEVGTTVLPLKTFLYMAAGRPIFGMATPDMRELLTNGVNAVLVDEDADLATICQLLNKLLHDRQEQRRLAERASAEGAKYTWRNRGLLIRDFLLKQLVRQGHRRMVEGGQ; this is encoded by the coding sequence GTGGCGAATGGGACCAGTACGGTGAATGTCGACGAATTGACGATTGTGTGCATGAACGATCAGGTCTTTCCCCTGTGGGAGACCGATGCCGAGCAGGTGGTGGCAATGATGTCCGCCTTTGCCGATTGCGGAGTCAAGACGATGTTGCTTCTGCCGCGGATGTGGGGCAAGGGAGAGGTGACCACCGCGGAAATACAACAATATTATGAAGTTGCCGGCGATTTTGCCGTAATCACCGTCCGCAGCCTTTTTCCTTGTCTTCGCTTTATCGAGAAGCTTGCCCACGGGTTGCGCGGGGTCTTGTGCCGGTCAACTACGGGCGCCGACCTCTTGTACACCCGTAACCTCCCCACCGCCCTCATCTTTCTTTGCCTTGGCCGCAAGCCATTGGTCTATGAGACCTACCGTCCCTGGCCTGATCAGTTGTCGATCCTACGACCGATTATCAGATGGATGACCAGGCATCGCCATTTTCTTGCCGGGGTGTTCCATTCCCGCCTGACGCAAGAGAGCTATGTGGCAAACGGCATGCCTCGGGAGAAGAGCCTCGTTGCCTACAACGGCTTTGACCCGCAACGGATGAGGCCGGTGTTGACCAGGGATGCGGCTCGGCGGATGCTGGGCGCGACCGACGATCAGCGCATCGTCACCTACACCGGGACGATGGGGCTGAACAAGGGGGTCGGCACGCTCTTGGAGATGGCGGCCATGCTTACAGAGGTGCAGTTCTGGCTGGTCGGCTCGCGGGGACGTAACGAGGTTGAGGTGCTCGCCGAATCCCTGACCAATGTCAGGATCATTCCCTGGCAGGGCTTTGCGGAAACTGCCCCCTACCTCTATGCAGCCGACGTGCTGATCATTCCGCCGACGCCGTTGCCGCTCAAAGAGGTCGGCACGACGGTCTTGCCCCTGAAGACGTTCCTGTATATGGCGGCGGGACGACCGATATTCGGTATGGCCACCCCCGACATGCGCGAACTCCTGACAAACGGGGTAAACGCCGTGCTTGTTGATGAAGACGCCGACTTGGCGACGATCTGTCAGCTCCTGAACAAACTGTTGCATGACCGGCAGGAACAACGGCGCCTCGCCGAAAGGGCATCGGCCGAAGGGGCCAAGTACACCTGGAGAAACCGCGGTCTTCTCATCCGCGACTTCCTGCTCAAACAGCTTGTCCGCCAAGGGCATCGCCGGATGGTGGAGGGGGGGCAGTGA